In Zobellia roscoffensis, the following are encoded in one genomic region:
- a CDS encoding DUF1330 domain-containing protein produces MATYVIAMMTIHDFETYRKYTDRTPKTVEKYGGKFLTRGEAVSTVEGTPYNDRMVILEFPNRKSVDDWFADPEYQEAVKYRHASSTMNMLLVQDGGENTLNPDPKI; encoded by the coding sequence ATGGCTACCTATGTAATTGCAATGATGACTATTCACGATTTTGAAACCTATCGAAAATATACCGATAGAACCCCTAAAACAGTGGAGAAATACGGGGGTAAATTCCTAACGCGTGGAGAAGCGGTTTCTACGGTAGAAGGAACACCGTACAATGATAGGATGGTAATTTTAGAGTTTCCCAATAGAAAGAGCGTAGACGACTGGTTTGCGGACCCTGAATACCAAGAGGCCGTAAAATACCGTCATGCTTCTTCTACAATGAATATGCTTTTGGTGCAGGATGGTGGAGAAAACACCTTAAACCCCGACCCTAAAATTTAG
- a CDS encoding alpha/beta fold hydrolase yields the protein MKPLLLVVALFSLFSCSNDDEIDNLSETFFVRHENADMPAYVHGNATEKIFLIVLNGGPGGFGLTYRTKTFIETIEEKYAVVYFDQRGSGVSQGKYLEKEVTVDLMAEDVLALTKVIKEKYGDDSRIVLMGHSWGGTLGTATLLKDQDDFLGWIEVDGSHDPREMYSEYTTNHTKTANEQIALGNSVDYWETVLQLVDSVSPTYDEDNFFDLNREAFTAEEQLVEDDIINEEKWEDEIGVNYNVFMALWNSGQILKILTNNGLWENISYTDRLSEITIPSLIITGKHDLIVPTKFAEEALANIGSEDKELLVFERSGHSPMASEKELFAEKILEFIDRIK from the coding sequence ATGAAGCCACTTCTACTAGTAGTTGCATTGTTCAGTCTTTTCTCTTGTTCTAATGATGATGAGATAGATAATTTAAGTGAAACTTTTTTTGTGCGTCATGAAAACGCAGATATGCCCGCTTATGTTCATGGCAACGCCACAGAAAAAATTTTTCTGATTGTATTGAACGGAGGCCCGGGAGGTTTTGGTTTGACCTACAGGACAAAAACCTTTATAGAAACAATTGAAGAAAAGTATGCCGTAGTGTATTTTGACCAACGCGGTTCTGGTGTTTCCCAGGGCAAGTACTTAGAAAAAGAGGTTACTGTAGATCTAATGGCCGAGGATGTGCTAGCATTGACCAAGGTGATTAAAGAAAAATATGGTGATGATTCTAGAATAGTTTTAATGGGGCACAGCTGGGGAGGCACTTTAGGCACTGCTACGCTATTGAAAGATCAAGATGATTTTTTAGGTTGGATCGAAGTGGATGGGTCTCATGACCCTAGGGAAATGTACTCGGAATATACCACCAACCATACAAAAACAGCAAACGAACAAATAGCTTTAGGCAATAGCGTTGACTATTGGGAAACCGTACTGCAGTTAGTTGATAGTGTTTCACCTACTTATGACGAAGATAATTTTTTTGATTTAAATCGGGAAGCCTTTACTGCAGAAGAACAACTTGTAGAAGATGATATTATAAATGAGGAAAAATGGGAAGATGAAATAGGAGTTAACTACAACGTATTCATGGCCTTATGGAACTCTGGCCAAATTTTAAAAATTCTAACAAACAATGGACTATGGGAAAATATATCATACACCGATAGACTTTCTGAAATTACAATTCCATCTTTGATTATTACTGGAAAGCATGACTTGATAGTTCCTACTAAGTTTGCGGAAGAGGCATTAGCTAATATTGGGTCGGAAGATAAAGAACTTCTGGTTTTTGAACGTTCAGGCCATAGTCCTATGGCCAGTGAAAAGGAGTTGTTTGCAGAGAAGATACTTGAGTTCATTGATAGAATTAAATAA
- a CDS encoding DUF2130 domain-containing protein: MKEDTQIKCPNCGTSIDVQDILAHQLEEEIKQKYQSQIAVEKKRYEFEQEKLRREKAEFLEKKKQENELFQERLENQLKEGKKEIESKLKLKLKEEQSDQFDALQKELNEKSEQIKELNRTKAEIEKLKREKSELKEIAEAESQKKLNEILIAEKEKIKKSEEDKNELRFKEMQKQLEDQKKLTEEMKRKQEQGSMQLQGEVQELAIEEWLAAQFPLDSIEEIKKGARGGDCIQVVNTRAAQNCGSIYYESKRTKDFQPTWIEKFKADIRDRGATIGVLVTEVMPSGMDRMGLRDGIWICNYDEFKGLCAVLRETIVKLDTAISSQENKGDKMDMLYTFLTGNTFRMQVEAIVEGFTQMKTDLESEKRSMQRIWKQREKQIEKVVTNTIDMYGSIKGIAGNAIQSVKALELPGGDEDDELLF, from the coding sequence ATGAAAGAAGATACTCAAATAAAATGCCCAAACTGTGGCACATCAATAGATGTACAAGATATTTTGGCGCATCAACTTGAAGAAGAAATCAAACAAAAATATCAGTCTCAAATAGCAGTAGAGAAGAAACGTTATGAATTTGAGCAGGAGAAGCTGAGACGAGAAAAAGCGGAGTTTCTAGAGAAGAAGAAGCAAGAAAACGAGCTTTTTCAAGAACGTTTAGAGAATCAATTAAAAGAGGGCAAGAAAGAGATAGAATCTAAACTTAAACTCAAATTAAAAGAAGAACAATCAGATCAGTTTGATGCTTTGCAAAAAGAACTGAACGAGAAATCTGAGCAAATAAAAGAACTCAACAGAACCAAGGCCGAAATTGAAAAGCTAAAACGCGAAAAATCCGAGCTTAAAGAGATTGCAGAAGCAGAATCTCAAAAGAAATTGAACGAGATTCTTATCGCAGAGAAAGAGAAAATCAAAAAATCCGAAGAGGACAAAAATGAATTGCGTTTTAAAGAAATGCAAAAGCAATTAGAAGACCAGAAGAAGCTTACCGAGGAAATGAAACGTAAGCAGGAGCAGGGTTCTATGCAATTGCAAGGCGAAGTGCAAGAGCTGGCCATTGAAGAATGGTTGGCGGCGCAATTTCCGTTAGACAGTATAGAAGAAATCAAGAAAGGTGCCAGAGGCGGAGATTGTATTCAGGTTGTAAATACCCGTGCGGCCCAAAATTGCGGTTCCATATACTATGAGAGTAAACGTACCAAAGATTTTCAGCCCACGTGGATAGAAAAGTTCAAAGCGGATATAAGGGATAGAGGCGCTACTATTGGTGTTTTGGTTACTGAGGTTATGCCCTCCGGTATGGACAGAATGGGATTAAGAGATGGCATATGGATATGTAATTATGACGAATTCAAAGGCCTTTGCGCCGTTTTAAGAGAAACTATTGTTAAACTGGATACGGCCATTAGTTCCCAAGAAAACAAAGGAGACAAAATGGATATGCTATACACCTTTCTAACGGGAAATACGTTTCGCATGCAAGTGGAGGCCATTGTAGAAGGTTTTACCCAGATGAAAACCGATTTAGAGAGCGAGAAACGCTCCATGCAGCGTATCTGGAAACAACGTGAAAAGCAAATTGAGAAAGTGGTTACGAATACCATAGATATGTACGGATCTATAAAAGGGATTGCCGGTAACGCCATACAATCGGTTAAAGCATTGGAATTACCGGGTGGTGATGAGGATGATGAACTACTTTTCTAG
- a CDS encoding MarR family winged helix-turn-helix transcriptional regulator produces the protein MRLETIDRIRAFNRYYVRAIGLLENTVVKSGYTLTEAHIINEVNATPNTTATEINKMLKLDEGYLSRVIKKLISKSLLTKSRSATDKRAYVINLTEKGRAEYQKLDSRSTELVASNISNLDSKETVELANLMDRIQFLLEKNTSLEKDVVS, from the coding sequence ATGAGATTAGAAACGATAGATCGGATACGGGCATTCAATAGATACTATGTTAGGGCGATAGGGCTCTTGGAGAATACCGTAGTCAAGAGTGGTTATACGCTTACGGAAGCACACATCATCAATGAAGTGAATGCCACACCGAACACCACAGCAACGGAAATCAATAAAATGTTGAAGCTGGACGAGGGATATTTGAGCAGGGTAATCAAAAAATTGATTTCTAAGTCCCTTTTAACAAAATCACGCTCCGCAACAGACAAACGTGCGTACGTCATTAACTTAACCGAAAAGGGAAGAGCGGAATATCAAAAACTGGATAGTCGTTCTACGGAATTAGTAGCCTCTAATATTAGCAATCTAGATAGTAAAGAGACTGTAGAACTTGCCAACCTAATGGATAGGATTCAGTTTCTTTTAGAGAAAAATACTTCGCTAGAGAAGGACGTTGTAAGCTGA
- a CDS encoding nitroreductase family protein encodes MDTKPHIIVNGHKHVLYQENVLSQKELLKQSQALYSYLNKRRSVREYADTPVPKEVIETLIKTASTAPSGAHKQPWTFCAVSNPALKTQIKEAAEAEEKESYESRMSDRWKKDLEPMGTNRYKPFLEIAPWLIIVFKKVHDLDENGEKVNNYYVNESVGIASGMLITAIHNAGLVTLTHTPSPMNFLAKLLNRPSNERAFLLLPIGYPKSPTYVPDIKRKPLDEVAEFYE; translated from the coding sequence ATGGACACTAAACCGCATATTATAGTCAACGGTCACAAGCATGTGCTCTACCAAGAAAATGTACTATCTCAAAAAGAATTGCTCAAACAAAGTCAGGCCCTCTATTCCTATTTAAATAAAAGAAGGTCTGTTCGGGAATATGCGGATACGCCTGTACCTAAAGAGGTTATAGAGACTTTGATAAAAACAGCTTCAACTGCTCCTTCTGGTGCGCACAAACAACCTTGGACGTTCTGTGCGGTATCTAACCCAGCGCTTAAAACACAAATTAAGGAAGCTGCGGAAGCGGAGGAAAAGGAAAGCTACGAAAGCCGAATGAGCGACCGTTGGAAAAAGGATTTGGAACCGATGGGTACGAATAGGTACAAACCTTTCCTGGAAATTGCTCCTTGGCTCATTATCGTTTTTAAAAAAGTACATGACCTGGATGAGAACGGCGAAAAAGTAAATAACTATTACGTTAACGAATCCGTAGGTATTGCCAGTGGAATGCTCATTACGGCTATACACAATGCAGGTTTGGTTACTTTGACCCACACCCCTAGCCCAATGAATTTCTTGGCGAAGCTATTAAACAGACCTAGTAATGAACGTGCGTTTTTATTACTTCCCATAGGTTATCCAAAATCACCCACCTACGTTCCGGATATTAAAAGAAAGCCGTTAGATGAAGTTGCGGAGTTCTATGAGTAA
- a CDS encoding Glu/Leu/Phe/Val dehydrogenase, which yields MSVFSHKDFNDHEQVIYCHDASVGLHAIIAIHNTALGPAAGGCRMYPYETYDDALTDVLRLSEGMSYKNAIAGLPLGGGKCVIIADPNTPNKKQLLRAFSKHVQHLNGRYWTAIDVGVGPEDADVLAENCDFIFARASQYPTGFNPSLFTAFGGFTGIRAAAMHLWNSTDLSHKKVAIQGLGATGRELSRLLHEAGAQLVVADVNQEAVDFVVKAYGAMAISPKEIHAAKVDIFAPCAMGAIINDATINEIKAKAICGLANNQLATAAHGKQLMELGITYVPDYVINAGGMMGAGSRIFSKPTMEDSKERVSGLYDIILNLLQKAKNEKRPTSEVADEIAKDRMNQAKTNTNK from the coding sequence ATGTCCGTTTTCAGCCACAAAGATTTTAATGACCATGAGCAAGTAATATATTGTCATGATGCCAGTGTGGGCCTACATGCCATAATCGCCATTCATAATACCGCCTTAGGGCCTGCGGCGGGAGGATGCCGCATGTATCCCTACGAAACCTATGACGATGCACTTACAGATGTACTTCGTCTCTCAGAAGGTATGAGCTATAAAAATGCCATAGCAGGACTGCCATTGGGCGGCGGCAAATGTGTTATTATTGCCGACCCCAACACGCCTAACAAAAAGCAATTGTTACGGGCGTTCTCAAAACATGTTCAGCATTTAAACGGAAGGTATTGGACCGCTATTGACGTAGGCGTAGGTCCTGAAGATGCAGATGTATTAGCTGAGAATTGCGATTTTATATTTGCCAGGGCAAGCCAATACCCTACTGGTTTCAACCCCTCTTTGTTTACCGCTTTTGGTGGATTTACAGGCATCAGAGCCGCGGCAATGCACTTATGGAACTCTACTGATCTATCACATAAAAAGGTCGCTATTCAAGGGTTAGGAGCCACAGGAAGAGAATTATCCCGACTTTTGCATGAGGCAGGTGCACAATTAGTGGTGGCAGATGTAAATCAAGAAGCGGTGGATTTTGTTGTGAAAGCCTATGGAGCAATGGCCATTTCCCCTAAAGAAATACATGCTGCCAAAGTAGATATTTTTGCTCCCTGTGCTATGGGTGCCATTATCAATGATGCTACTATCAATGAAATAAAGGCCAAAGCCATTTGCGGACTTGCCAATAATCAATTGGCTACCGCTGCACACGGAAAACAACTTATGGAATTGGGAATTACCTATGTACCTGATTATGTAATTAATGCCGGTGGAATGATGGGTGCGGGATCTAGAATATTCTCAAAACCTACAATGGAAGACTCCAAAGAACGGGTTTCGGGTTTATACGATATCATCTTAAACCTTTTGCAAAAAGCGAAAAACGAAAAACGACCGACTTCCGAAGTAGCGGACGAAATTGCCAAAGACCGGATGAACCAAGCTAAGACCAACACAAATAAATAA
- a CDS encoding T9SS type A sorting domain-containing protein — MKFLSIVWMFLVMSVFPIFGQSPEELPLFSMPQLTYEGAFRISSHSNGVSNLNYNQGPIAYNYENHSLYIVGHSHHQAIAEYVIPEIVKSETLSELNMVETPIQVFSSVLTKTNDGNPQKINSVGGMYYVNHGGQAKLIVNGYEYYDAPADNTMTTVIIEDANAIETSPVSGYYSFKGGAGHTSGWISPVPEEWKEALEGSHITGQSSGIPIISRASVGPSAFSFEMSDALNAVTSIETTTLLDFSLSNPLNKDLSNESKTNNIWTHLSRATYGFIVPGTRTYLTLGNSGGHESGVCYKCTQDNGKLCGGYCPPVASDRYQYYWLWDMNDLMAVKNGTLKAYEVMPYDHGFFESPFQETGNKGIGGGSFDPSTGNLYLTIQSGDMEQGTYSRPPVVAVYNTNGSVSENEILEHVEVTMYPNPTSDILNIEGMVSESVIQITDMNGKQVKSITTSEASYPFDMSSLSAGMYVVSVRNVAKFTVHTEKVLKVD; from the coding sequence ATGAAGTTTTTATCCATTGTTTGGATGTTCCTAGTCATGTCCGTTTTCCCAATATTCGGTCAAAGTCCAGAAGAACTTCCTTTATTTTCAATGCCGCAATTGACCTATGAAGGTGCATTTCGTATCAGTTCACATTCCAATGGTGTTTCCAACCTCAACTACAATCAAGGACCCATTGCCTATAATTATGAAAACCATTCCCTTTATATTGTTGGTCATTCGCACCATCAAGCCATAGCGGAATATGTGATTCCAGAAATCGTAAAGAGTGAAACCCTTTCAGAATTGAATATGGTAGAAACGCCCATTCAGGTTTTTAGTTCCGTACTAACGAAAACAAATGACGGAAACCCTCAGAAAATTAATAGTGTAGGAGGGATGTATTATGTAAACCATGGCGGACAGGCCAAACTAATCGTGAACGGTTATGAATATTATGATGCACCGGCAGATAATACCATGACTACGGTAATCATTGAGGATGCCAATGCCATTGAAACTTCACCGGTTAGTGGTTATTATAGTTTTAAAGGCGGTGCCGGCCATACTTCTGGATGGATTTCCCCAGTACCGGAAGAGTGGAAAGAAGCGTTAGAAGGTTCACATATTACGGGTCAGTCCAGTGGAATCCCCATTATATCAAGGGCCAGTGTGGGGCCGTCTGCATTTTCCTTTGAAATGAGTGATGCTTTGAACGCGGTAACATCCATAGAAACCACTACTTTGTTAGACTTTAGTTTATCCAACCCCTTGAACAAGGATTTGAGCAACGAATCTAAAACCAACAATATCTGGACGCACCTATCCAGGGCCACTTATGGTTTTATCGTACCCGGAACCCGAACGTATTTGACCCTAGGCAATAGTGGCGGGCACGAAAGTGGCGTATGCTACAAGTGTACCCAAGATAATGGTAAACTATGTGGCGGATATTGCCCTCCTGTGGCTAGTGATAGGTATCAATACTACTGGCTGTGGGATATGAACGATTTAATGGCCGTAAAAAACGGAACGTTAAAAGCGTATGAAGTAATGCCCTATGATCATGGCTTTTTTGAGTCCCCTTTTCAAGAAACAGGAAATAAAGGTATTGGTGGCGGTAGTTTTGACCCCAGCACCGGAAACCTCTATTTGACGATACAAAGTGGCGACATGGAACAAGGTACCTACTCAAGACCACCAGTTGTGGCCGTTTATAATACCAATGGCAGTGTTTCCGAAAATGAAATCTTGGAACATGTAGAGGTAACCATGTATCCGAACCCCACTTCTGACATTCTTAATATTGAGGGAATGGTTTCAGAATCAGTCATTCAAATCACCGATATGAACGGAAAACAGGTTAAAAGTATTACTACAAGTGAGGCTTCTTATCCTTTTGATATGAGTAGTTTATCTGCAGGAATGTATGTGGTTTCCGTACGAAATGTTGCTAAGTTTACCGTACACACCGAAAAGGTGCTAAAAGTAGATTAA
- a CDS encoding DUF6503 family protein, translating into MNSKLKNVLAGTLMAFVAVGTVNAQESEAKVTELLDALEEVNGGYGTLAAKKDVEYHYVYDNFDKGKDVSTERYIFNGEQSWGSYDQHEINLLPKQEGVAVQSLVDNQPALTLDGKSITDPKALGGTVFLRKVNFYWFAMMYKLTNPGTNYKYLGTEKVDDVTYDKVSLTYNADVTKKEQNDEYILYFNPETHLVDQFFFSLPAFGINQPILKMTLTYETVDGVLLSTVRESYMPNKEGGYVKSGEYTMTDIKFNNGFKKEDFLLK; encoded by the coding sequence ATGAATTCAAAACTTAAAAACGTATTAGCCGGAACTTTAATGGCTTTTGTAGCTGTAGGTACGGTAAATGCTCAGGAATCTGAGGCTAAAGTAACCGAGTTACTGGATGCTTTGGAAGAAGTGAATGGGGGTTACGGAACTTTAGCCGCTAAAAAAGATGTGGAATACCACTATGTGTATGACAATTTTGACAAAGGTAAAGATGTCTCCACCGAACGTTATATTTTTAATGGTGAACAGTCCTGGGGTTCGTATGACCAACATGAAATTAATTTACTGCCCAAACAAGAAGGAGTAGCGGTACAATCGCTAGTAGATAACCAGCCGGCCCTAACATTAGATGGTAAAAGTATTACCGACCCAAAAGCACTTGGAGGAACGGTTTTCTTGCGTAAGGTAAATTTTTACTGGTTTGCAATGATGTACAAGTTAACGAACCCAGGAACAAACTATAAATACCTTGGCACCGAAAAAGTGGATGATGTTACCTATGACAAAGTAAGCTTGACTTACAATGCCGATGTGACCAAAAAAGAGCAAAACGATGAATATATTCTGTATTTCAATCCAGAAACACATTTGGTAGATCAGTTTTTCTTTTCATTACCAGCCTTTGGTATCAACCAACCCATTTTAAAAATGACCTTGACTTACGAAACCGTAGATGGTGTGTTACTATCTACCGTACGTGAGAGCTATATGCCCAATAAAGAAGGGGGTTATGTAAAAAGTGGTGAGTACACTATGACGGATATAAAATTCAATAATGGTTTTAAGAAGGAAGATTTCCTTTTGAAATAG
- a CDS encoding quinone oxidoreductase family protein, translating into MAKAIQISSYGAPEVLKLTDLSPITPKPDEIVIRQTAIGINFHDIYVRSGLYKTLSLPGIPGIEGAGVITKIGSEVTSFSIGDRVAYITSGYGGYASERSLPAAIAVPIPDSISDVTAASVILKGLTVQMLANKVARIQKGDAILVHAAAGGVGQLLVQEAKNKGATVFGTVGSDVKAEIAKNKGCDHIIRYREENVYGRVMDITNGTGLRIIYDSVGKDTFHDSLASLDFGGHLVNFGQSSGPIKNFEVSMLAKKSATLSRPMIFHYVRKRQELLNMSQTLFKAIEKGDIKTTEPLQMPLKEASKAHELLASRTLTQSIVLIP; encoded by the coding sequence ATGGCAAAAGCTATTCAAATATCCAGTTATGGTGCTCCAGAGGTATTAAAATTAACAGACCTCTCTCCCATCACACCTAAACCAGATGAAATTGTAATTCGGCAAACGGCAATCGGTATTAATTTTCATGATATTTATGTACGTTCCGGATTGTATAAAACACTCTCTTTACCAGGAATTCCGGGAATTGAAGGTGCTGGCGTCATTACAAAAATTGGCAGTGAGGTTACTTCTTTTTCTATAGGCGACCGTGTTGCGTACATTACTTCTGGTTACGGCGGTTACGCTTCTGAACGAAGCCTTCCTGCAGCCATAGCCGTCCCCATTCCCGACAGTATTAGTGATGTTACCGCTGCCTCGGTCATTCTGAAAGGGCTAACGGTACAAATGCTTGCGAATAAAGTGGCCCGGATTCAAAAAGGTGATGCTATTCTTGTGCATGCTGCTGCGGGCGGTGTAGGTCAACTTTTGGTTCAGGAAGCAAAAAACAAAGGCGCAACGGTTTTTGGTACAGTGGGGTCCGATGTCAAGGCAGAAATCGCAAAAAACAAGGGCTGTGACCATATTATACGGTACAGGGAAGAAAATGTCTATGGCCGCGTTATGGATATTACCAACGGTACAGGCCTGAGAATCATTTACGATAGTGTTGGGAAAGATACTTTTCACGACTCACTGGCTTCCCTTGATTTTGGAGGCCATTTGGTGAACTTTGGACAATCATCAGGACCTATCAAAAACTTTGAGGTTTCCATGCTGGCCAAGAAATCCGCTACCCTTTCCCGTCCTATGATTTTTCATTATGTCCGCAAACGGCAAGAACTTTTGAATATGAGCCAGACCCTCTTCAAGGCAATTGAAAAGGGTGACATCAAAACTACCGAACCACTTCAAATGCCATTGAAAGAGGCTTCAAAAGCACACGAGCTCCTAGCCTCTAGAACACTCACCCAATCCATTGTACTCATTCCATAA